A region of Planctomycetaceae bacterium DNA encodes the following proteins:
- a CDS encoding DUF1559 domain-containing protein, which translates to MPGWFSLSPALPLSRLLHQGLHHDCWGWHVDGIQCVGCDGSLRSWSTNHQRHRRLQNCTRRKPGFTLVELLVVLAVIGILLALLLPAVQQARGAARAAMCRNNLKQLGLALHNYHDVYGMFPARQGGSGTLFDGGHRFRMSGFVALLPYYEQQALYQQIMEAQDRPWLDTSWWNQKLAILMCPADAGDRPPAGDGPRGLTSYAFCGGDTYLASTVSPSERTDPVLAARNLPMSNRGIFGRGSCTRIRDITDGTSNTIALGERSRPSSLYDRGMVAVDADGDPSTFLPSACAATWAGNRYQAGTPMFDFSTSPGFRWGDGAAFFQAFNTILPPNSASCLIGGSTWPSGGGHFGPGIWTATSEHPGGVMVLLADGSAKLISESIDSGNRMSVPVISGPSIFGVWGALGTKAGGDSSR; encoded by the coding sequence ATGCCCGGGTGGTTCTCCCTCTCTCCCGCTCTCCCGTTATCCCGTTTATTACACCAGGGTTTGCATCATGATTGTTGGGGGTGGCATGTGGATGGCATTCAATGTGTGGGCTGCGATGGATCACTGAGGTCCTGGAGTACGAATCATCAACGTCATCGTCGGCTGCAGAATTGCACTCGGCGGAAGCCGGGCTTCACGCTGGTGGAACTGCTGGTTGTGCTGGCCGTCATTGGTATTTTGCTGGCGCTGCTGTTACCGGCTGTTCAGCAGGCACGCGGTGCAGCTCGGGCGGCCATGTGTCGCAACAATCTGAAGCAGCTTGGCCTCGCACTGCACAATTACCATGATGTGTACGGCATGTTTCCGGCTCGTCAGGGAGGCAGCGGGACTCTGTTTGATGGCGGTCATCGTTTTCGGATGAGCGGCTTTGTGGCATTGTTGCCGTATTACGAGCAACAAGCCTTGTATCAGCAGATCATGGAGGCTCAGGATCGTCCGTGGCTGGATACGTCGTGGTGGAATCAGAAGCTGGCCATTCTGATGTGTCCGGCTGATGCGGGGGATCGTCCGCCTGCGGGTGATGGTCCGCGAGGTCTGACCAGTTACGCGTTTTGCGGCGGTGATACGTATCTGGCATCAACGGTCAGTCCTTCTGAACGAACAGATCCGGTATTGGCGGCCAGGAACCTGCCGATGTCAAACCGCGGCATTTTTGGTCGTGGTTCTTGTACCCGGATTCGAGACATCACTGACGGCACCAGCAACACGATTGCGTTGGGTGAACGCTCGCGTCCATCGTCCTTGTACGATCGTGGCATGGTGGCCGTGGATGCAGACGGAGATCCTTCAACGTTCTTGCCGTCTGCCTGTGCCGCAACATGGGCAGGCAATCGTTATCAGGCTGGCACCCCGATGTTTGATTTCAGCACCAGCCCCGGCTTTCGCTGGGGCGACGGTGCTGCCTTCTTTCAGGCATTCAACACGATCCTGCCACCAAACTCGGCATCGTGTCTGATCGGCGGTTCCACCTGGCCCTCCGGCGGCGGCCACTTCGGCCCCGGCATTTGGACGGCAACAAGCGAACATCCCGGCGGTGTCATGGTACTGCTGGCTGATGGCAGTGCAAAGCTGATCAGCGAGAGCATTGATTCAGGCAATCGAATGTCTGTCCCAGTAATTTCAGGACCAAGCATTTTCGGCGTCTGGGGGGCGCTGGGAACGAAGGCGGGAGGGGACTCATCGCGATAG
- a CDS encoding glycosyltransferase, which yields MKRFGVISVERFVFGIFSADGFLSRFVNRMKNHTSIWVQIPCLNEEKSLPETLRSVASAGMDYPLQLLVIDDGSSDGTAKVAKAVNRVVSHTRNRGLAAAFTTGLDECLRMGADIIVNTDGDGQYPASEIPRLLEPILAGRADMVIGDRRPSEDFRSSWLKRKLQKLGSRTVSWLAGREIPDAVSGFRAMTREAAIKMHVVTGFSYTIETVLQACSKGLAIEFVPITTNTVTRPSRLFHSIPQFVFRSGLTMLRVAFMFRPLAVLMTISAVLAVIGTIPVLRFLIFWMSGDGDGHIQSLVLGGVFLVLAGITSVAGLLADLMAANRRLLEMTLEKVKRMECEASREGLNGHCEEAP from the coding sequence ATGAAGAGGTTTGGGGTGATCAGTGTCGAAAGGTTTGTTTTCGGTATCTTTTCAGCGGATGGCTTTCTTTCGAGATTCGTGAATCGAATGAAGAATCACACTTCAATATGGGTTCAGATTCCCTGTCTGAATGAGGAGAAATCCTTGCCAGAGACGCTTCGAAGCGTGGCCTCTGCAGGCATGGACTACCCATTGCAGTTGTTAGTTATTGATGATGGCAGCTCTGATGGAACGGCAAAGGTAGCTAAAGCTGTGAATCGAGTTGTTTCACACACTCGCAATCGAGGGCTTGCGGCGGCGTTTACTACCGGGCTGGATGAATGCCTGCGGATGGGGGCGGATATCATCGTGAACACCGATGGTGACGGGCAGTATCCGGCGTCGGAGATTCCTCGTCTGCTGGAACCGATCCTTGCTGGTCGAGCGGACATGGTGATCGGGGATCGGCGGCCGAGCGAGGACTTTCGCAGTTCGTGGCTGAAACGCAAACTACAAAAGCTGGGCAGTCGCACAGTCAGTTGGCTGGCGGGGCGAGAGATCCCAGATGCGGTCAGCGGGTTTCGAGCCATGACTCGCGAAGCGGCTATCAAGATGCATGTCGTCACCGGGTTCAGCTACACCATCGAAACAGTGCTGCAGGCCTGTTCGAAAGGGCTGGCCATTGAATTCGTGCCCATCACAACCAACACGGTGACAAGACCTTCGCGGCTTTTCCACAGTATCCCGCAGTTTGTCTTTCGCAGTGGTCTGACGATGCTGCGTGTCGCCTTCATGTTTCGTCCGCTGGCCGTGCTGATGACGATCAGTGCGGTGTTGGCAGTGATCGGTACGATTCCGGTTCTGCGTTTTCTGATCTTCTGGATGTCGGGTGACGGCGATGGCCATATCCAGTCGCTGGTTCTGGGAGGCGTCTTTTTGGTCCTGGCCGGTATCACATCGGTAGCAGGGTTATTGGCGGATCTGATGGCTGCCAATCGACGACTGCTGGAAATGACGCTGGAAAAGGTGAAGCGGATGGAATGTGAGGCGTCACGTGAAGGGTTGAATGGGCACTGTGAGGAGGCACCATGA
- a CDS encoding DUF1573 domain-containing protein encodes MIRSSVDSVDSRQHVYLTESEIGLGDVPADSIVEALVELNNSGSAAVSFARPAVSCGCIVTSMPANMLQPGASMQVGVKIRTGSVAETITRHVTFMSETNEFICEAAIRFNVVTPFDFVVDGAITSRLWMDNDLRDEATLQLKMQSGFEFVSLTTDAVIISPSARQTEFNDAPTGIHFD; translated from the coding sequence ATGATTCGGTCATCAGTGGATTCTGTTGATTCGCGTCAGCACGTCTATCTAACTGAATCCGAAATTGGTCTGGGGGATGTCCCTGCAGATTCAATTGTGGAAGCGTTGGTCGAACTCAACAACTCAGGTTCTGCTGCTGTGAGCTTTGCCAGGCCAGCCGTTTCGTGTGGGTGTATCGTTACATCGATGCCAGCAAACATGCTTCAGCCTGGCGCCTCGATGCAGGTAGGAGTAAAGATTCGCACCGGCAGTGTCGCGGAAACCATTACAAGGCATGTAACATTCATGTCTGAAACAAATGAGTTCATCTGCGAAGCTGCGATACGCTTTAATGTTGTCACTCCATTTGATTTTGTCGTTGATGGGGCGATAACCTCACGGCTATGGATGGATAATGACCTGCGAGATGAGGCGACGCTGCAGTTGAAAATGCAGTCAGGGTTCGAATTCGTTTCGTTGACCACTGATGCGGTTATTATTTCCCCGTCAGCGAGGCAAACCGAATTCAATGATGCCCCCACAGGTATACACTTCGACTAG